The Hevea brasiliensis isolate MT/VB/25A 57/8 chromosome 1, ASM3005281v1, whole genome shotgun sequence genome has a window encoding:
- the LOC110645785 gene encoding DDT domain-containing protein PTM, which produces MEPTEVKKRGRGRPRKRRLDEDEIDKKVDFAIKKQALEMRWKPLVGRYLIKEFDGNGIFLGKIVYYDNGLYRVDYEDGDCEDLESSELRQLILGDNDFDDDLIERRKKLDQLVLEKSLKNKKNLEKEVADLKNEVDRVETSAITDLSGEAAVENDGAQGEGDADSSSDSCEYAANAGLEQEAEILTVPPPQLPPSSGTVGVPEECVSHIFSVYGFLRSFNVCLFLSPFTLDDLVGAVNCNVKNTLLDAIHVALMLVRRRHLEALSSDGSDIASKCLRCIDWSLLDSLTWPVYLVQYFTVMGYAKGPEWKGFYDDLLNKEYCSLPVSRKLMILQILCDDALDCAELRAEIDMREESEVGLDPDALATNLPENGPRRVHLRYSKASACKDREGMEIIAESHGTKSSCSSMYLGSKFSKGEGDGPGVDVDINSDECRLCGMDGTLLCCDGCPSAYHSRCIGVVKMYIPEGPWYCPECTINKQGPTVVMGTSLRGAEIFGVDLYEQVFLGTCNHLLVIRASIGTEPCLRYYSQKDIPMVLQVLSSSVQHRSLYSEISKAIAEYWKIPETAFFPFETMKRGLDISSMNEDEKSSTLSVPYAFKESYKVAYAGEAENVISLNVSNVDNVTVSCLDASINTTIQAHRHGILSNGDTKNCHLLNTRLTEQIKVESAGSVNQQIGPSDVAQRSFVDRSSVITTCTSANSDGSHIGHGNATSLPAVASSQGKESNHAVFGGVEENLMDNVVYVGTFFKPYSYINHYVHGDFAASAAANLAVLSSEESRVSDTHKSGNARKVISDMSLQIKAFSMAASRFFWPSFEKKLMEVPRERCGWCHSCKLPSNNRRGCMLNSAALTATKGTLKILSGLRPIMNGEGSLPSISTYILYMGEVLCGITVGPFESTSYRKQWRKRIEDASTCSAIKGPLLELEENIRTIALSGDWAKAMDDWLVDSPVIQCSTSTIGTTQKRGPGGKRHRRQSGMSDIRADGCDDKSFVWWRGGKLLKHVFHKQSLPQSVLRRAARQGGSRKISGVYYADDPQLPNRSRQMGWRAAVEKSKNASQLALQVRYLDIHVRWSDLFRPEQNLLDGKGPETEASCFRNAIICDKKTDENKISYGVAFGNQKHLPSRIMKNIIEIEQSADGKEKYWFFETHVPLYLIKEYEEKVDKVFLPSPNKSLNELSELQRRQLKASRRDIFLYLAYKRDKLERCSCASCQHDVLLRNTVKCSGCQGYCHKDCTVSSKSYMNEDVEFLITCKQCYNAKAVTHENSNESPTTPLPLQGQESHNIQTATKITRIKFRNQPLISIRTQESSSEMKQTNASSLATKNRSRLCSWGVIWKKKNTDTGIDFRRENILFKGNSERLKPVCNLCKKAYNRDLMYIHCETCNSWFHAEAVGLDESKLSNVVGFKCCRCRRIKSPKCPYDIPEGEKPVSHKPCERVLKKGYIGVGYDSGTVAESKVCEPTTPIYPMEEVLVQDDDPLLFSVSRVEQITEDNSRAELEWNATGQGPQKLPVRRHTKPQFNAEGMFENNHHTESSVPVDRNNLMNPKEELPSCAEWDVSSNGLEGEVMFDYEGLNYEDMEFEPQTYFSFTELLASDDGGQLEGFDASGNVLGNSENQSCTVSHDGFLEQCAMDISVDQQEPVTTLESTINAKQCKMCSHSEPVPDLSCEICNLVIHSHCSPWVESSSPGGTWSCGNCREWR; this is translated from the exons ATGGAGCCCACGGAGGTTAAAAAGAGGGGTCGAGGTCGACCAAGGAAGCGGAGGCTAGACGAGGATGAAATTGATAAAAAGGTGGACTTCGCTATTAAGAAGCAAGCTTTGGAAATGAGATGGAAGCCCCTTGTGGGTAGATATTTAATAAAAGAATTTGATGGTAATGGGATTTTTCTGGGGAAAATAGTGTACTACGACAATGGGTTATATAGAGTAGATTATGAGGATGGGGATTGTGAGGATTTGGAGAGTAGTGAGCTACGTCAGTTAATTTTAGGTGACAATGATTTTGATGATGATTTGATTGAAAGGAGGAAGAAATTAGATCAATTAGTGTTAGAAAAGAGTTTAAAGAATAAGAAGAATTTGGAGAAGGAAGTAGCTGATTTGAAAAATGAGGTGGATAGAGTTGAAACATCTGCAATAACTGATTTGAGTGGTGAAGCAGCAGTTGAGAATGATGGGGCACAAGGTGAGGGTGATGCAGATTCTTCGAGTGATTCATGTGAGTATGCAGCAAATGCGGGTTTGGAACAAGAGGCAGAGATCCTGACTGTACCACCCCCGCAATTGCCCCCATCATCAGGGACTGTAGGCGTGCCAGAGGAATGTGTTTCACATATTTTCTCAGTGTATGGATTCTTGAGGTCATTTAATGTCTGCCTCTTCTTGAGTCCATTTACGTTGGATGATTTGGTTGGGGCAGTTAACTGTAATGTTAAGAACACACTGCTGGATGCCATTCATGTAGCTTTGATGCTTGTGCGGAGACGACATCTCGAAGCACTCTCTTCGGATGGTTCAGATATTGCATCAAAATGCTTGAG GTGCATTGATTGGAGTTTACTGGACTCACTCACCTGGCCTGTTTATTTGGTCCAATATTTTACAGTAATGGGATATGCAAAAGGACCAGAGTGGAAAGGATTTTATGATGATCTACTGAACAAGGAATATTGTTCCTTACCAGTGAGTAGGAAGCTGATGATTCTGCAAATTCTGTGTGATGATGCCTTGGATTGCGCAGAGCTAAGAGCAGAAATTGATATGCGGGAAGAATCAGAAGTTGGATTAGATCCTGATGCACTCGCAACCAATCTTCCTGAAAATGGTCCGAGAAGGGTCCATCTCAGATATTCCAAGGCTTCAGCATGCAAGGACAGGGAGGGTATGGAGATTATTGCTGAAAGCCATGGAACTAAGTCTTCTTGTAGTTCAATGTATTTGGGGTCCAAATTTTCTAAAGGGGAGGGAGATGGTCCTGGTGTTGATGTAGACATCAACAGTGACGAATGCCGTCTTTGTGGCATGGATGGGACCTTGCTTTGTTGTGATGGTTGCCCATCAGCATATCATTCCAGATGCATAGGCGTTGTCAAAATGTATATACCAGAAGGGCCATGGTATTGTCCAGAGTGCACAATTAACAAGCAGGGACCTACTGTTGTCATGGGAACCTCACTTAGAGGAGCTGAAATATTTGGTGTTGATTTATATGAGCAAGTCTTCTTGGGTACTTGCAATCACTTACTGGT GATCAGAGCTTCAATTGGCACTGAGCCATGTCTGAGATACTACAGTCAGAAGGATATACCAATGGTGCTGCAAGTTCTTTCTTCCTCTGTGCAGCATAGATCTCTATACTCGGAGATATCTAAGGCAATTGCAGAGTATTGGAAAATTCCAGAAACTGCCTTCTTCCCTTTTGAGACAATGAAAAGAGGTTTagatatatcatctatgaatgaaGATGAAAAATCTTCTACTTTATCAGTTCCATATGCATTCAAGGAAAGCTATAAAGTTGCATATGCTGGTGAGGCTGAGAATGTGATTAGTCTAAATGTAAGTAATGTAGATAATGTGACTGTCTCATGTCTTGATGCCTCCATCAATACAACAATACAAGCTCACCGTCATGGTATCCTGAGCAATGGTGATACAAAAAATTGCCATCTCCTGAATACGAGATTAACTGAGCAGATTAAAGTGGAGTCTGCTGGTTCAGTTAACCAGCAGATTGGTCCATCAGATGTAGCTCAACGTAGTTTTGTTGACAGATCAAGTGTGATAACTACTTGCACCTCTGCAAACAGTGATGGAAGTCATATTGGGCATGGGAATGCTACTTCTTTACCAGCAGTTGCATCATCCCAAGGCAAGGAAAGCAATCATGCAGTCTTTGGAGGGGTTGAGGAAAACTTGATGGATAATGTTGTGTATGTGGGTACCTTTTTTAAGCCTTACTCTTACATAAATCACTATGTGCATGGGGATTTTGCAGCATCTGCTGCTGCTAATCTAGCTGTTCTTTCATCTGAGGAAAGTCGTGTTTCAGATACTCATAAATCGGGCAATGCTAGGAAGGTCATCTCTGACATGTCATTGCAAATAAAAGCATTTTCGATGGCGGCCTCTCGTTTTTTCTGGCCAAGTTTTGAAAAGAAGCTTATGGAGGTTCCAAGGGAGAGGTGTGGCTGGTGTCATTCTTGTAAGCTCCCTTCTAATAACAGAAGGGGATGTATGTTAAACTCAGCTGCCTTGACTGCTACTAAAGGTACCTTGAAGATCCTCAGTGGCCTTCGTCCCATAATGAATGGAGAGGGCAGTCTTCCTAGCATTTCAACTTATATTTTGTACATGGGAGAGGTTTTATGTGGTATTACAGTAGGCCCCTTTGAGAGCACAAGTTACAGAAAACAGTGGCGTAAAAGAATAGAAGATGCTTCAACTTGCAGTGCAATAAAAGGCCCCTTGCTTGAG CTTGAGGAAAACATCCGCACTATTGCTCTTTCTGGGGACTGGGCCAAGGCAATGGATGATTGGTTGGTTGATTCTCCTGTGATTCAATGTTCTACAAGCACCATTGGAACCACACAAAAACGTGGACCAGGTGGGAAGCGGCATAGGAGGCAATCTGGTATGTCTGACATTAGAGCTGATGGTTGTGATGACAAAAGTTTTGTCTGGTGGCGAGGGGGAAAGCTACTAAAGCATGTGTTCCATAAACAAAGTTTGCCTCAGTCGGTGCTTAGAAGGGCAGCTAGGCAAG GTGGTTCAAGAAAGATTTCTGGTGTGTATTATGCTGATGATCCTCAGCTTCCTAACAGAAGCAGACAGATGGGTTGGAGAGCTGCAGTTGAGAAGAGTAAGAATGCATCACAGCTAGCACTTCAG GTTAGATATCTAGACATTCATGTGCGATGGAGTGATCTTTTTCGTCCTGAGCAGAATCTTCTAGATGGAAAAGGTCCAGAGACAGAAGCCTCCTGTTTTAGAAATGCAATCATTTGTGATAAGAAAACTGATGAAAACAAGATTAGTTACGGAGTCGCATTTGGGAATCAAAAACATCTCCCTTCCCGCATCATGAAGAATATAATTGAAATAGAGCAAAGTGCAGATGGAAAGGAGAAATATTGGTTTTTCGAAACACATGTTCCTCTATATTTGATCAAAGAGTATGAAGAAAAGGTTGACAAGGTGTTTTTGCCATCACCTAATAAATCTTTGAATGAACTATCTGAGTTACAGAGACGGCAATTGAAAGCTTCTCGCAGGGATATATTTTTATATCTTGCTTATAAGAGAGATAAGTTGGAGAGATGCTCTTGTGCATCTTGTCAACATGATGTTTTACTCAG GAATACTGTCAAGTGCAGTGGTTGCCAAG GTTATTGTCATAAAGACTGTACTGTAAGTTCAAAAAGTTATATGAATGAGGATGTTGAATTCTTGATTACCTGCAAGCAGTGTTACAATGCCAAAGCTGTTACTCATGAAAACAGTAATGAGTCTCCGACTACTCCCTTGCCCTTACAAGGGCAAGAATCTCATAATATACAGACAGCCACCAAAATCACAAGGATTAAATTTCGTAATCAACCATTAATATCTATCAGAACCCAGGAGAGTAGCTCTGAGATGAAACAAACTAATGCTTCTAGTCTGGCAACGAAAAACAGAAGTAGATTATGTAGTTGGGGTGTCATTTGGAAGAAAAAGAACACTGACACAGGAATTGATTTCAGGCGTGAGAACATTCTTTTTAAGGGCAATTCAGAGAGGTTGAAGCCTGTATGTAACCTTTGCAAAAAGGCATATAATCGTGATCTGATGTATATCCATTGTGAAACTTGCAACA GTTGGTTTCATGCTGAAGCTGTGGGACTCGACGAGTCAAAACTTTCAAATGTGGTGGGCTTCAAATGCTGCAGGTGTCGTAGAATAAAATCACCCAAGTGTCCTTATGATATCCCTGAAGGTGAGAAGCCAGTGAGCCATAAGCCATGTGAGAGGGTGTTGAAGAAAGGATATATAGGAGTTGGCTATGATTCTGGAACTGTTGCCGAATCTAAAGTGTGTGAGCCCACTACTCCAATTTATCCCATGGAGGAAGTGTTGGTACAGGATGATGATCCTCTGCTTTTCTCTGTTTCAAGAGTTGAACAAATTACGGAGGACAATTCTAGAGCAGAGCTTGAATGGAATGCTACTGGACAGGGCCCACAGAAACTACCAGTCAGAAGGCATACAAAGCCTCAATTCAATGCTGAAGGTATGTTTGAGAACAACCATCACACAGAATCATCTGTGCCTGTTGATAGGAATAACCTCATGAACCCTAAAGAGGAGTTACCTTCTTGTGCGGAGTGGGATGTTTCCTCTAATGGCCTTGAAGGCGAGGTGATGTTTGACTATGAAGGTCTGAACTATGAGGATATGGAGTTTGAACCGCAGACGTATTTCTCATTTACAGAGTTGTTGGCATCTGATGATGGTGGCCAGTTGGAAGGGTTTGATGCTTCGGGGAATGTTTTGGGAAACTCTGAAAATCAGTCTTGTACAGTTTCACATGATGGATTTCTTGAACAGTGCGCAATGGATATATCTGTTGATCAGCAGGAACCAGTGACCACTCTGGAGTCGACCATTAATGCTAAGCAATGTAAGATGTGTTCACACTCAGAGCCAGTCCCTGACCTTTCGTGTGAGATTTGCAACTTGGTGATACACAGTCATTGTTCACCTTGGGTTGAGTCCTCATCTCCAGGAGGCACCTGGAGCTGTGGTAATTGCAGAGAATGGCGGTAG
- the LOC110645786 gene encoding AP-2 complex subunit alpha-1 encodes MALSSMRGLSVFISDVRNCPNKEQERLRVDKELGNIRTRFKNEKGLTPYEKKKYVWKMLYIYMLGYDVDFGHMEAVSLISAPKYPEKQVGYIVTSCLLNENHDFLRLAINTVRNDIIGRNETFQCLALTMVGNIGGREFAESLAADVQKLLISSSYRPLVRKKAALCLLRLYRKNPDVVNIDGWADRMAQLLDERDLGVLTSSMSLLVALVSNNHEAYWSCLPKCVRVLERLARNQDIPQEYTYYGIPSPWLQVKTMRALQYFPTIEDPNTRRSLFEVLQRILMGTDVVKNVNKNNAAHAVLFEALALVMHLDAEKEMMSQCVALLGKFISVREPNIRYLGLENMTRMLMVAEVQDIIKRHQAQIITSLKDPDISIRRRALDLLYGMCDVSNAKDIVEELLQYLSTADFAMREELSLKAAILAEKFAPDLSWYVDVILQLIDKAGDFVSDDIWFRVVQFVTNNEDLQPYAAAKAREYLDKPAIHETMVKVSSYLLGEFSHLLARRPGSSPKEIFNIIHEKLPTVSTSTIPILLSTYAKILMHTQPPDPELQNQIWAIFNKYESCIDAEIQQRAVEYFALSRKGAALMDILAEMPKFPERQSALIKKAEDAEIDTAEQSAIKLRAQQQTSNALVVTDQCYANGPSPIVPAVGPLTLVKVPSMSGSEEHTAVDQALTQSNGTLTKVDSQPPSDLLGDLLGPLAIEGPPGAAVQSEHSAVTEVEGAPSAVDVAAIVPVGEQTNSVQPIGNINERFNALCLKDSGVLYEDPYIQIGIKAEWQAQHGRLVLFLGNKNTSPLDSVQALILPPAHLKMELSLVPEIIPPRAQVQCPLEVLNLHPSRDVAVLDFSYKFGTNMVNVKLRLPAVLNKFLQPMPVSAEEFFPQWRSLSGPPLKLQEVVRGVRPLPLEEMANLFNSFRLMICPGLDPNPNNLVASATFYSESTRAMLCLIRIETDPADRTQLRMTVASGDPALTFELKEFIKEQLVSIPTAPRGPTTAPPAPPVVQPTSPAMALTDPGAMLAGLL; translated from the exons ATGGCTCTTTCAAGCATGAGAGGTCTCTCTGTGTTTATCAGCGACGTTCGCAATTGCCCAAATAAAGAGCAGGAGAGGCTTCGCGTTGATAAGGAGCTCGGCAACATCCGCACTCGCTTCAAAAATGAAAAG GGTTTGACTCCTTATGAGAAGAAGAAATATGTTTGGAAAATGCTTTATATTTATATGCTGGGTTATGATGTGGATTTTGGTCACATGGAAGCTGTTTCGTTAATATCTGCACCAAAATACCCAGAAAAGCAG GTTGGGTACATAGTGACATCATGTTTGCTTAATGAGAACCACGATTTTCTGAGATTAGCAATAAATACTGTACGCAATGATATTATCGGTCGGAATGAAACTTTTCAGTGCCTGGCATTGACTATG GTTGGGAATATTGGTGGGAGAGAATTTGCTGAATCGTTAGCAGCAGATGTTCAAAAGTTGCTC ATTTCTAGTAGCTACAGACCACTTGTTAGAAAAAAAGCTGCATTATGTCTGCTGCGCTTGTATAGAAAAAATCCTGATGTTGTCAACATAGATGGCTG GGCGGATCGGATGGCTCAACTGTTAGATGAACGTGATCTTGGTGTTTTGACATCTTCTATGAGCCTTCTTGTTGCTTTAGTATCAAATAACCATGAAGCGTATTGGAGTTGTCTACCAAAGTGTGTCAGGGTATTGGAACGACTTGCTAGGaatcaagatattccacaagaataCACTTATTATGGAATCCCATCTCCTTGGCTTCAG GTTAAGACAATGAGGGCTCTTCAGTATTTCCCAACTATTGAAGATCCTAATACTAGAAGATCATTGTTTGAG GTCTTACAGCGGATATTGATGGGAACTGATGTTGTAAAAAATGTAAATAAGAACAATGCAGCACATGCTGTTCTCTTTGAAGCCCTTGCTCTT GTCATGCATCTTGATGCTGAAAAGGAGATGATGTCTCAATGTGTTGCGCTTCTTGGAAAATTTATTTCTGTGCGTGAACCAAATATCCGATATCTTGGCTTG GAGAATATGACTCGGATGTTGATGGTTGCAGAGGTGCAAGATATTATTAAAAGACACCAGGCTCAGATCATCACATCACTGAAAGATCCTGATATCAG TATTCGTCGGCGTGCTCTTGATTTACTCTATGGTATGTGTGATGTTTCAAATGCAAAGGACATAGTGGAAGAACTGTTGCAG TATCTAAGCACAGCAGATTTTGCAATGCGAGAAGAATTATCTCTTAAAGCTGCTATTCTTGCAGAAAAGTTTGCCCCCGACTTGTCTTG GTACGTGGATGTGATCCTACAGTTGATTGACAAGGCAGGAGATTTTGTTAGTGATGATATATGGTTTCGTGTTGTGCAGTTTGTTACAAACAATGAAGATCTACAG CCTTATGCAGCAGCAAAAGCCAGAGAGTATCTTGACAAGCCTGCTATACATGAGACAATGGTCAAG GTCAGTTCTTATCTCCTTGGAGAGTTCAGCCACCTTCTGGCTAGGCGGCCAGGGTCTAGTCCAAAGGAAATATTTAACATAATACACGAGAAGCTTCCTACTGTATC AACATCTACCATTCCAATTCTTCTTTCAACATATGCTAAGATCTTGATGCATACTCAACCTCCTGATCCAGAATTGCAAAACCAAATCTGGGCAATATTTAACAA ATATGAGAGTTGCATTGATGCTGAAATACAACAACGAGCAGTAGAGTATTTTGCATTAAGTAGGAAAGGTGCAGCTCTAATGGACATATTGGCTGAAATGCCTAAATTCCCAGAGCGTCAG TCTGCATTGATTAAAAAAGCTGAAGATGCTGAAATTGATACTGCAGAGCAAAGTGCTATTAAGCTGCGGGCACAGCAACAAACTTCAAATGCTTTGGTTGTGACTGACCAGTGCTATGCTAATGGGCCATCACCAATTGTTCCAGCTGTTGGCCCACTTACTCTTGTCAAGGTTCCCAGCATGAGTGGCAGTGAA GAGCATACTGCAGTGGACCAAGCACTGACCCAGTCAAATGGGACTTTGACTAAAGTAGATTCTCAACCTCCCTCAGATCTTCTTGGTGATCTTTTGGGACCATTGGCTATTGAAGGTCCTCCTGGAGCTGCTGTTCAATCTGAGCATAGTGCAGTCACTGAAGTGGAAGGTGCCCCAAGTGCAGTGGATGTTGCAGCTATTGTACCAGTTGGAGAACAGACAAATTCTGTTCAG CCTATAGGAAATATCAATGAAAGATTTAATGCCTTATGCTTGAAAGATAGTGGAGTCCTCTATGAGGATCCATACATTCAg ATTGGTATCAAAGCAGAGTGGCAGGCACAACATGGGCGCCTTGTTCTTTTCCTTGGAAacaaaaatacttctcctcttgaTTCTGTTCAAGCTCTAATATTGCCTCCTGCCCATCTAAAAATGGAGCTTTCATTAGTACCTGAAATTATTCCTCCACGGGCACAG GTACAATGTCCACTTGAAGTCTTGAATCTTCACCCAAGTAGGGATGTTGCTGTTCTTGACTTCTCCTACAAGTTTGGTACCAACATG GTCAATGTGAAGCTTCGCCTTCCAGCAGTTCTGAACAAATTTCTTCAGCCTATGCCAGTGTCTGCAGAAGAGTTTTTTCCTCAGTGGAGATCACTTTCAGGGCCACCTCTGAAGCTTCAAGAAGTA gTTAGAGGTGTAAGACCACTGCCTCTTGAGGAAATGGCAAATCTATTTAACAGTTTTCGGTTGATGATTTGTCCAGGGCTT GATCCAAATCCTAATAACCTGGTTGCAAGTGCAACCTTCTACTCAGAGAGCACAAGGGCAATGCTTTGCTTG ATAAGAATTGAAACTGATCCGGCTGATAGAACACAGTTGAGAATGACAGTTGCCTCAGGGGACCCTGCGCTAACTTTTGA GCTGAAGGAGTTCATCAAGGAACAATTGGTTAGCATTCCTACAGCTCCACGTGGACCTACAACAGCACCGCCTGCACCTCCGGTAGTGCAACCAACTAGTCCTGCGATGGCTTTGACAGATCCCGGAGCCATGTTGGCTGGTCTGTTGTAA